The DNA sequence GCAGATCGATGACCGCATCGTAGCGATGCGCGCGCAACGCGCCGATCGACGCGGAGATCGCCTTGAAGTCACCGCCGTTGCGCAGCTTCTTGAAACGCCGCAGCGGCGCGCACAGCACGTTGCTGACGCCGGGGTGCCAGCGCACGACTTCGGCGCAGGATTCGTCCACGGCCCAGTCGACCGCCACACCGGGGAACGCACGATGGAGGTCCGCGACGACAGGCAACGTCTGGACGACGTCGCCGAGCGAGGTCACTTTTACGATGAGGATGCGTTTCACTTTTCTTGTGGGGAATGGCCGGCCATTTCGCCATGCTAACGACGCTTGGCGGCCCCACACATTACACCAACATTACATTTGCAACAAAATGCGTCGGTTTCGTAAAGTTTTGTCATGCGCCCATGGCATCCGAATCTTCCTATAATGCGTCTTTGCCCTGCCGGCCGACGCCGATGCAACGCTCAGAGCTTCCCGCCCCGCTTTCCCGTCTGTTTCCGTTCCTCACCCGACGCTCGCTGCGAATCTGGCGCCAGTTCGGCGTCTTCTGGCTCGGCGCCATCGCCGTCGGTCTCGTGGCCGTGCTGTATGCGCGGCTGATCGACTGGGGTTACGACACGTTCCGCACGATGCGCGAGCACGCCGCCTGGCTGCCGCTGCTGCTGACGCCGTCGATCGCCGCGGCGTCCGCGTGGATCACCCGCCGCTTCTTCCGCGGCGCCGAGGGCAGCGGGATTCCGCAAGTCATCGCCACGCTGCATGCGAGCCCGCGCGCATTCGGCTCGCGGCTGCTGACGCTGCGCATCCTGTTCGGCAAGGTGCTGGTTTCGTTCCTGGGGATCCTGGGCGGCTTCACGATCGGCCGCGAGGGCCCGACCGTGCAGGTCGGCGCCGCGCTGATGTTCAACCTGCGGCGCCTCTATCCGCGCTCGAACGCACAAATCGAACGGCAGCTGGTGCTCGCCGGCGCGGCGGCCGGCCTGTCCGCGGCGTTCAACACGCCGCTCGCCGGTATCGTGTTCGCGATCGAGGAACTCACGCGCAGCTTCTCCGCGCGCGCAAGCGGCGTGCTGATCACCGCGATCATCCTCGCCGGCGTCGTCGCGTTGGGCGTGAACGGCAACTACACGTACTTCGGCACGATCAACGCCGGCCAGCATTTCCCGAAGATGCTGGCGGTCGCCGTGCTCGTCACCGCGATCGTGACGGGCATCGCCGGCGGCCTGTTCAGCTGGCTGCTGCTCAACACCGGACGCTGGCTGCCCGCGCGCCTGCTCGTGCTGTATCGCGAGCGCCCGATCGCGTTCGCCGCGCTGTGCGGGTTCGTGATCGCCGTCGTGGGCATCGCGTCGGGCGGCACGACGTTCGGCAGCGGCTATGCCGAGGCACGCGGGCTGCTCGACGGCCACGAGCAGCTGTCGGTGTTCTATCCATTTCTGAAGATGGTGTCGATGGTCGGGTCGTACCTGCCCGGCATCCCGGGCGGGATCTTCGCGCCGTCGCTGTCGATCGGCGCGGGGTTCGGCAACCTGCTGCACCTCGCGTTCGGCAACATGAGCCTGCCGATGCTGATCGCGCTCGCGATGGTCGGCTACCTCGCGGCGGTCACGCAATCGCCGATCACGTCGTTCGTGATCGTGATGGAGATGATCAACGGCCACGCGCTCGTGATTTCGCTGATGGCGACCGCGCTGGTGTCGAGCCGCATCGCGCGCTTCTTCGCCCCGCCGCTCTATGAAACGCTCGCGGAGCGCTATCTCGCGCCGCCGGCCGCCGCACCGTCCGCTACGGCACCGGCGGCGGCTGCCGCTGCGGCTGCGACCGCAAGCGGCGTCACGGAGCCGCAGGATGCGCCCGCCGATCCGCTCGACACGCTGCGCGAAGAAGACGGCGACGCAGAGGTCGCGACGCAGGCGCAGGCGCAGTCATCCGGATCGGCACCCGCAGCCGGCCACGACGCCGCGCACGCCTCTGCGGCACGGCCCGATGCCGACTCACCGGCGTCGACGGCGGCCGACCCGCGCGGCCCTCAGTAGATCACCACCGGCGCAGGCCGATAGTAAATCG is a window from the Burkholderia vietnamiensis LMG 10929 genome containing:
- a CDS encoding chloride channel protein — its product is MQRSELPAPLSRLFPFLTRRSLRIWRQFGVFWLGAIAVGLVAVLYARLIDWGYDTFRTMREHAAWLPLLLTPSIAAASAWITRRFFRGAEGSGIPQVIATLHASPRAFGSRLLTLRILFGKVLVSFLGILGGFTIGREGPTVQVGAALMFNLRRLYPRSNAQIERQLVLAGAAAGLSAAFNTPLAGIVFAIEELTRSFSARASGVLITAIILAGVVALGVNGNYTYFGTINAGQHFPKMLAVAVLVTAIVTGIAGGLFSWLLLNTGRWLPARLLVLYRERPIAFAALCGFVIAVVGIASGGTTFGSGYAEARGLLDGHEQLSVFYPFLKMVSMVGSYLPGIPGGIFAPSLSIGAGFGNLLHLAFGNMSLPMLIALAMVGYLAAVTQSPITSFVIVMEMINGHALVISLMATALVSSRIARFFAPPLYETLAERYLAPPAAAPSATAPAAAAAAAATASGVTEPQDAPADPLDTLREEDGDAEVATQAQAQSSGSAPAAGHDAAHASAARPDADSPASTAADPRGPQ